A segment of the Candidatus Delongbacteria bacterium genome:
TTTATACGAAGCAGATGAACCTATCGCAGAAACAATACCTTCACCTACTCTGGCAACAATTGTTTCTTCTGTTGCACCACCAACAAGAGTTTTGATATTTGTTCTAACCGTTACTCTTGCTTTAGCAAAAACCTGTATACCGTCTTTTGCGACAGCTCCAATTTTACCTTCTCTTGGAGCATCTATAACTCTTGGATTTACCGAAGTCTGAATCGCATCCAAAATGTTTCTTCCCGCAAGGTCAATACCACATGCAGTTTGAAAATCTACTTCAATTGACGCTTTATCTGCAGCAATTAATGCCTGAACAACATTGACAACATTTCCTCCTGCAAGATAATGTGTTTCCAGATCATCTGTTGTAAGATTCAATCCTGCTTTCACAGCTGTGATTAGAGAATTAACAATTACAGTTGGTGGAACTTTTCTTAATCTCATACCAACAAGTGATCCTAAAGACACTTTAACCCCAGCAAATAGAGCGTTAATCCATAGAGGAATTGGTACAAATGAGAAAAAAATCAGAATAAAAATAAAACCAACAACCCCGATTACAATAAGCGACACACCCGGTTCTAACATAGATTCTCCTTATTTACGTTTCACAAAAACTTTATTTCCTTCAACTTTAGAAACTATTATTTCTGTATCTTTTACTAAAAATTCAGACATCGAAATAACTTGATACGTTTCACCATCAATATTTGCGTTTCCAGAAAGCTTTAAATCAGTTACTGCATAACCTTCTTTATTCAGCAAATCTAAGTAAATCTCTTTATTCATAATCCCAGAACCTGATCTTTCTGCTTTCTTTACAACCATGAAATCAAAAAGCTTAAAACCTGGCAAAAACTTAAACAGTAGAAATGTGCCAACAATTGTTGTAATTAGTGAAATGCTTAGTATGTTCCCAGCACTAATATAATCATCTTTAGAGGCAAAATCACCTATCAACATCATAAACAAAGAGGTAAGTAAACCGGTAATTCCGGTAATGCCAGCAATACCAAATCCTGGTATGACAAAAACCTCAAGTAATATTAATACCATAGAAACCATCAGTATTATCAGTTCTATATTATCAGCTAAATTCACAATATATTGAGCCCCAAAAAACAAAGATAGAGCAATTATTCCTACGGTTCCACCAACACCCCAGCCTGCAGTTTTCATCTCAAAAATCAGCCCTAGGAATGCAATTGTCATCAATAAGGAACTCATTATTGGATGTGTTAAAAATCTAACTAAAGATTCTGATATAGATATTTCTACTTTGTAAACTTTGTTAGAATCAATATCGTAATGAGAAAGAAGATCATCAAAATCAGCGATTATGTAATCGCACATCTTATATTTCAAGGCCATTTCAGAAGTCAAAGTAAGTAATTTTCCTTTTCCAATAAGACTGTCAATCTCAACATCTTCATCTACCATTGCTTCGGCAATAAGTCTATTTCTTCCAGATTTTTCGGCTGTTGAGCCCATTTCAGCTCTCATATAAGATTGAGCCTTTTCTGATTGTTTTTCACCTGAATCATCAACAACTGTTGTAGCTCCCATAGATGATCCTTCACTCATAAAAATAGAATCACATGATAATGTTATCAGAGATCCAGCACTAATAGCTCTTTTATTAACAAACGCGATGGTAGGGATTTCACAATCTATAAGTAGATCTTTTATCTTTGTTGCAGAATCAACTCGTCCTCCAAAAGTATTTACTTCTACAATTAGATAATCAGAATTATTCTCATTAGCTTTCTCAATAGCACGCTGAATATAAAGTGGCAATCCATTATCAATCATACCTTCAACAACGATATGAGTAGCACTTTTGCTGAATAGGAGAAAAGGGATTGCTATAAATAAAAAAATATATTTCATAATGAGTCCTTATCATTTTTTTGATCTGAGCTGATGGATACGCTATTTCGTTCAGTAAGAATAATGTTTTTTAGAAGATCATTTTGTGAACAGTTTTTACATACGGTATATAACTCAAACTCTTCACCCTTTAATAGTTTTCCTTTGTTATATGATACTTTCTCAGTTAAAGTCAAACTATAAAATAGTTCTCCGACAACTATGTCTTTGCCACAAATATTGCAAGATTCAATTTTGCAGGTCATTAATATCTCCGATAGAATTATAACTAATTGTATAATAATCTATTAAAACAGCTTGTCAAGAATTAATAAGAGTTTTGCAGCAATGATATAAGTATTTTAAATATGAATCATATAGGTTTGGAAATTTTTTAAAAAAAGTCTATTTAACTAATATATAGACTTTTTCATTGCTCTTTGAATTTCTCTTTCTGCATCACGATCTCTGATTGTGTCTCTTTTTTCGTATTCTCTTTTACCTTTGGCAAGAGCAATCCTAATTTTTATTAAATGTTTTGCTTTGTAAACTTCCAAAGGGACAACTGTCATGCCAGTATTTTCTGATTTTTGCTTTAATCTTTTTAGCTCTTGTTTGTGTAACAACAATTTTCTCTCTCTTGTTGTTACGTGAGTGAAAACGCTGGCTCCTTTGTATTCAGAAACAAACATTCCAATTACAAATAGTTCATTACCAACAAACTTGCAATATGCTTCTTTTATTGAAACTTTGCCTAATTTCATAGATTTCACTTCACTGCCAAGAAGTACCATTCCAGCTTCATATTTATCGATAATCTCATAATCAAAAAATGCTTTTTTATTTTTTGCGAGTGATGTATTTGTATCTTTAACTTTCTTAACCATAATTTGTCCACAAAAAAACCAGGCTTTTGCCTGGTTTATATTTATCCTTCTATACCAGAAAAAGCACCAATAGTAATTTCAATATTTTGTTTTGGTTTTGATTTATCTTTTTTTATAACCAAAACATATTGCCTTTTATCAGTTTTACAGAAAAGTTTTGTAATGCTGTCATTAATTTTATATTCCTCTTCGAGGTCGTAAAAAATCTCGCCAATCATTTTATATAGAAACTTATCAACTTCGAAATCATCAAATCCTATATTGTTGTCAATTAGAGTAAATCCGGTTATTTTGCTGTCGTACATTTCAAAATAAATCGAATTGCTTTTTGAGTTGAATTTCAAAGTTTTTGTAGCATTTTCAGCATATTTAAGATCTTCTTTATAATCTTTTCTTAAATAACTACTTATCTGTGTGTAATTCATTCCAATTACATTTTTTACATCTGTACCAACCTCAGCAATTACTTTTTTCTCTTTTTCCTCTTTTTCTTTTGCGATTCTTTTATTCTCTTTTTCAAGTAATCGCAACTCTTTTTCTCTTTCTCTCTCCTTAATTCTTTCAATTTCGGAATCAGAAAGTTTTAGCTTTTCTCCCCAGTAAACTGAGGGAAAAAGAAGAGCACTCTTAATATAGCCTTCGATATATCCTCTTTCCTTATCGAAAACACGTACTTTGATCAATTGATCCTGATCATCTATATCAGAAATTTCCACAAAAGTCTTGAAATCAAGTTTCGTAATAAATTGAGAAGTAAGGGAGTTTTCACTAAAAAGTAAAACGCCATTACGTTTAATTACTTTGAAAGCAACTAGAGATTCGAATTTGTCTTTTGAATATTTAAAGCCATTTTGATCGATAATTTCATTACTAGTGTCCTCTTTTACAACAGTTTCACTA
Coding sequences within it:
- a CDS encoding nodulation protein NfeD, producing the protein MKYIFLFIAIPFLLFSKSATHIVVEGMIDNGLPLYIQRAIEKANENNSDYLIVEVNTFGGRVDSATKIKDLLIDCEIPTIAFVNKRAISAGSLITLSCDSIFMSEGSSMGATTVVDDSGEKQSEKAQSYMRAEMGSTAEKSGRNRLIAEAMVDEDVEIDSLIGKGKLLTLTSEMALKYKMCDYIIADFDDLLSHYDIDSNKVYKVEISISESLVRFLTHPIMSSLLMTIAFLGLIFEMKTAGWGVGGTVGIIALSLFFGAQYIVNLADNIELIILMVSMVLILLEVFVIPGFGIAGITGITGLLTSLFMMLIGDFASKDDYISAGNILSISLITTIVGTFLLFKFLPGFKLFDFMVVKKAERSGSGIMNKEIYLDLLNKEGYAVTDLKLSGNANIDGETYQVISMSEFLVKDTEIIVSKVEGNKVFVKRK
- the smpB gene encoding SsrA-binding protein SmpB: MVKKVKDTNTSLAKNKKAFFDYEIIDKYEAGMVLLGSEVKSMKLGKVSIKEAYCKFVGNELFVIGMFVSEYKGASVFTHVTTRERKLLLHKQELKRLKQKSENTGMTVVPLEVYKAKHLIKIRIALAKGKREYEKRDTIRDRDAEREIQRAMKKSIY
- the floA gene encoding flotillin-like protein FloA (flotillin-like protein involved in membrane lipid rafts), with the protein product MLEPGVSLIVIGVVGFIFILIFFSFVPIPLWINALFAGVKVSLGSLVGMRLRKVPPTVIVNSLITAVKAGLNLTTDDLETHYLAGGNVVNVVQALIAADKASIEVDFQTACGIDLAGRNILDAIQTSVNPRVIDAPREGKIGAVAKDGIQVFAKARVTVRTNIKTLVGGATEETIVARVGEGIVSAIGSSASYKLVLENPDSISKTVLQKGLDTGTAFEILSIDIADVDVGQNIGANLQAEQAESDLKVARAKAETRRAMAVAQEQEMQARVSEMKSKVVEAEAEVPKAIADAFRNGNLGIMDYYKMNNIMADTEMRKNLVSEVKAEDKA